The Flaviramulus sp. BrNp1-15 genome has a window encoding:
- a CDS encoding Ig-like domain-containing protein, translating to MKKSLYKLSTIVLFMVLSCGSDDPVTVEKPIAVNDNASVSENTTITINVLQNDDLKNNALINTFDETSSNNGTIYKTANDALVYTPNTNFIGTDTFTYTICDSFSTPNCSTATVTITVTDEGNPVAVDDGYTVEENNIITLEILNNDSLVDNAVLSNLNISSINGTAILNNDNTITYTASNGFSGEDTFTYTLCDNDETPNCSTATVTITVTDEGNPTANNDDFNINENSEKILNVLVNDQLIDDAVIDSIDDASTIGTVTLNTDGTITYTPQTDFTGNDSFTYSICDDDETPNCSTATVSINVLTPINFNIPLSISNYYDGVVFSQDSDLLFDEIETLTVSNHTTVLQYSQRHNYLYDADEDLNNPDNVILIYSSESRYWEEYNSPSNSYSPQTFNTEHIYPQSLYAGGEGGEAKDEIVKADLHHLRACDENVNNNRSNNPYGDGNGSSTYNLFNSEWYPGNEWKGDVARMIMYLNIRYGESFNPVGSLELFLRWNIEDPVSEFEMQRNDVIYAAQGNRNPFIDNPYLATLIWGGNDAENKWE from the coding sequence ATGAAAAAAAGCTTATATAAACTATCAACAATTGTCCTTTTTATGGTGTTAAGTTGCGGTAGTGATGATCCTGTAACTGTGGAAAAGCCCATTGCAGTTAATGATAACGCTTCTGTTTCAGAAAACACAACTATTACTATTAATGTATTGCAAAATGATGATTTAAAAAACAATGCCTTAATTAATACTTTTGATGAAACTTCATCAAACAACGGAACAATATATAAAACAGCCAATGATGCTTTAGTTTATACACCTAATACAAATTTTATTGGTACAGATACATTTACATATACCATATGCGATTCCTTTAGTACTCCAAATTGTTCCACTGCTACAGTAACCATAACTGTAACCGATGAAGGAAATCCAGTTGCAGTAGACGATGGATACACCGTTGAGGAGAACAATATTATAACTTTAGAAATTTTAAATAACGATAGTTTAGTAGATAATGCCGTTTTATCTAATTTGAATATTAGTTCTATAAACGGGACTGCAATTTTAAATAATGATAATACAATAACTTACACTGCATCAAATGGCTTTTCAGGAGAAGACACCTTTACATATACTCTGTGTGACAATGATGAAACACCAAACTGTTCTACAGCAACAGTAACTATTACTGTAACTGATGAAGGAAATCCAACAGCAAATAATGATGACTTCAATATCAACGAAAACAGCGAAAAAATCTTAAATGTGTTGGTAAATGACCAACTAATAGACGATGCCGTTATAGATTCTATAGATGATGCTTCAACAATTGGTACAGTAACATTAAATACTGATGGAACAATAACATATACACCTCAAACCGATTTCACAGGTAATGATTCTTTTACCTATAGCATCTGTGATGATGATGAAACACCAAACTGCTCCACAGCAACTGTTTCTATTAATGTACTAACACCTATTAACTTTAATATACCTTTAAGCATTAGTAACTATTACGATGGGGTAGTATTTAGTCAAGATAGCGACTTATTATTTGATGAAATAGAAACATTAACCGTTTCAAATCACACTACAGTTTTACAGTATTCACAAAGACATAACTATTTGTATGATGCCGATGAGGATTTAAATAACCCAGACAATGTAATTTTAATATACTCAAGTGAAAGTAGATACTGGGAAGAGTACAATTCCCCCTCAAATTCATATTCTCCACAAACATTTAATACCGAACACATTTACCCACAATCTTTATACGCTGGTGGAGAAGGTGGAGAAGCAAAAGATGAGATAGTAAAAGCAGATTTACACCATTTAAGAGCATGTGATGAAAATGTAAATAACAATAGAAGTAATAATCCTTACGGAGATGGTAATGGAAGCTCAACCTATAATCTATTTAATAGCGAGTGGTATCCTGGTAATGAATGGAAAGGTGATGTAGCTCGTATGATTATGTATTTAAATATCAGATATGGCGAATCTTTCAACCCTGTTGGTTCACTAGAATTATTCTTAAGATGGAATATTGAAGACCCTGTTTCAGAATTTGAAATGCAACGTAACGACGTTATTTATGCTGCTCAAGGCAATAGAAACCCTTTTATTGATAATCCTTATTTAGCAACTCTAATTTGGGGTGGTAATGATGCTGAAAATAAATGGGAATAG